In the Variovorax sp. S12S4 genome, one interval contains:
- the rpmC gene encoding 50S ribosomal protein L29 has protein sequence MTKAATLRTKDVAGLQAEIKDLQKAHFGLRMQKATQQLSNTSTLRVTRRDIARAKTILAQKQQETQAAK, from the coding sequence GTGACCAAGGCTGCAACGCTGCGCACGAAGGACGTCGCAGGCCTGCAAGCTGAAATCAAGGACCTGCAGAAGGCCCATTTCGGTCTGCGCATGCAGAAAGCCACGCAACAGCTGTCGAACACCTCGACGCTGCGCGTGACGCGCCGCGACATCGCGCGCGCCAAGACCATTCTTGCTCAGAAGCAGCAAGAAACCCAAGCCGCCAAGTAA
- a CDS encoding GNAT family N-acetyltransferase, with product MSFSVSRPLPLADTPAVVLLAPDEAHELDAARAIFRDYAASLGIDLCFQNFEEEVATLPGDYAEPRGALLLALVDAAHIKEAAGQQAPTLMRPNGTLAHVAGCCALRPLDNADYANAAEMKRLFVRPGFRGLGVGRQLAEAILDAARGAGYACVLLDTLDDMESARALYEDLGFEEVPPYYHNPIAGAHYLKVDL from the coding sequence ATGAGCTTTTCGGTTTCACGCCCTCTGCCGCTGGCCGACACGCCGGCCGTCGTGCTCCTCGCGCCCGACGAAGCCCATGAGCTCGATGCGGCACGCGCGATCTTTCGCGACTACGCGGCGTCGCTGGGCATCGACCTGTGCTTCCAGAATTTCGAAGAAGAAGTTGCCACGCTTCCGGGCGACTACGCGGAGCCGCGCGGTGCCCTGCTGCTGGCCCTGGTCGACGCGGCCCACATCAAGGAAGCGGCGGGACAACAGGCGCCCACCCTGATGCGTCCCAACGGAACGCTGGCGCACGTGGCCGGCTGCTGTGCCCTGCGCCCGCTCGACAATGCCGACTACGCAAATGCCGCCGAAATGAAGCGCCTGTTCGTGCGACCCGGCTTTCGGGGACTGGGTGTCGGCCGCCAGTTGGCCGAAGCCATCCTCGATGCGGCACGCGGCGCGGGTTATGCCTGCGTGCTGCTCGACACTTTGGACGACATGGAATCGGCCCGGGCGCTCTATGAAGATCTGGGCTTCGAGGAAGTGCCGCCCTACTATCACAACCCGATTGCGGGCGCGCACTACCTCAAGGTCGATCTCTAG
- a CDS encoding peroxiredoxin, giving the protein MIKVGDTLPSATLQEYSEVEGEGCSIGPNPVDVSKATAGKTIALFALPGAFTPTCSAKHVPGYVQHFDDFKAAGVDEIWCVSVNDAFVMGAWARDQKTGTKVRMLADGSADFAKAIGLTLDLTARGMGLRSNRYSMLVKDGKVATLNVEAPGKFEVSNAETLLAQARG; this is encoded by the coding sequence ATGATCAAAGTCGGCGACACCCTTCCTTCGGCAACCCTGCAGGAATATTCCGAGGTCGAGGGCGAAGGCTGCAGCATCGGCCCGAACCCGGTGGACGTGAGCAAGGCCACGGCTGGCAAGACCATTGCGCTGTTCGCGCTGCCGGGCGCCTTCACGCCCACCTGCTCGGCCAAGCACGTGCCGGGCTATGTGCAGCACTTCGACGACTTCAAGGCCGCCGGCGTGGACGAGATCTGGTGCGTGAGCGTGAACGACGCATTCGTGATGGGCGCCTGGGCGCGCGACCAGAAGACCGGCACCAAGGTGCGCATGCTGGCCGACGGCAGCGCCGATTTCGCCAAGGCGATCGGCCTCACGCTCGACCTGACCGCCCGCGGCATGGGCCTGCGCAGCAACCGTTATTCGATGCTTGTGAAAGACGGCAAAGTGGCCACGCTCAATGTCGAAGCACCGGGCAAGTTCGAGGTCAGCAACGCCGAGACGCTGCTGGCGCAAGCTCGCGGCTGA
- the rpsQ gene encoding 30S ribosomal protein S17, with protein MTEAKKSLKRTLIGKVVSDKRAKTVTVLVERRVKHELYGKIVAKTSKYHAHDEKGEYKLGDTIEITESRPISKTKNWVVTRLVEKAVLV; from the coding sequence ATGACGGAAGCTAAAAAATCCCTCAAGCGCACCTTGATCGGCAAGGTGGTCAGCGACAAGCGTGCCAAGACCGTGACCGTGCTGGTCGAGCGCCGTGTGAAGCACGAGCTCTACGGCAAGATCGTGGCCAAGACGAGCAAGTACCACGCCCATGACGAAAAGGGCGAGTACAAGCTGGGCGACACCATCGAGATCACGGAAAGCCGTCCGATCTCGAAGACCAAGAACTGGGTCGTGACCCGTCTGGTCGAAAAGGCCGTGCTGGTCTGA